Sequence from the Lacerta agilis isolate rLacAgi1 chromosome 6, rLacAgi1.pri, whole genome shotgun sequence genome:
ACCCCCATCAGGTTTGGGCGCAAAGATCGTGCTGACCTGCAGGTCTGTTTCTCAAGAGGCTCCACGGTGGAGTAATGAAGTTCCCTGGAAAAATGGTACTGATAGCGGCGAGAAATTATCCCTGCATTGGCTGACCACAGAaggccaaagaggaggaggagaccgcCAATTCCACAGCAGAAGAAGCTTATGGACCTGAGCACTGCATTAGATGAGGAAGAAGAGCTTGCCACTGGTCCGACCTCTCCATCCGGCATGATCTTTGGCTCACTGCTAGATGGGGTGGCTCCCATCTCACCATCACTCCACCAAGCAAAACAGAGAGTCCCCGTCACCAGCAGGATAGCTCCAGTGATGGTCACTCCATGGCGCAAAGTAGcacttgccattttaaaaacagatgCTGATGATACAGGTCATCTAAAGTTTCACCAGGAAATAGGTCTGATGTCCTGATTCATGCTGAGGgtgaaaaaaagggaaggggagaagagaaactgTCACAGTGgggaaataatggggggggggaataaaaaacacaaagcatGAACTGAGGACGAGAGGAATGCTGTCCTCTCAACACACAAGGAGCAACTTAACGGTCAGTTAATGATTGCAGGTAGCAGTTTTTGTCACAACTTTTCATTAAATGTGTTGCTGCCGTCCCTTTTGCCGAACAGACCATGGTTAAAGCAAACCATTtcatttgttactatgttatgtattcttgcgtttttatattgtaaactgccctgcgaTGCTCAAAATGAAGGGttctatagaaatttaataaataataacaatgactGATCCTTCTGTGTGAACATAAACCATTATCTGACTGGGCATTTCCAGACTAGCACTGttttcaatcacatactggcaaattcggGTGGCCCAATGAAAGCTGATTTGGCCATGTTGTGCAAGAAACCCACTGCCCCCAATAttggactttttgtgataaggaaagtgacaggaaaaatgcactggaaagtgtgggatcaCAACTGTTTGATGCCAAAtggtataacctccccacaaacaaaacagaacaaatgtgcaatgtcatctaacctccctgcaaacttggTGCAAACAAGTAAGGAGGaactgctcaataaacaggtcatctggaagcgaCCCAAATCACCAACCAGGTTCCAATCCTAGATTACCACTGAGCTTGCCCGGGCATTTATTGCTTAGAGTGGTGCTTAAATTGGTTGTGCCTATAGCCCCGACTCTCTGTTTTAGCTGCCCTGCTGAATTTTCATCTGTGAATATATTTTATTAGTTTCTATGTACCTGGccctgggattttattttattttttacttgatATAGGGTGGGTTAGAAATcctattaataaataaaagagtTTTGCAGTCCACAAAACTTCAAATTCATTGTGTGGAACAGGCTGGACAAGTATTAAAGTAACCCTAATCTACTGGCTCCCATGGGAGGCAGCGACAGGCACCATCTTGGGTGCCTTTACAAAAGGactggaggacaaggctatcaatggctactagtcatgctggctgtgttTTACCTGCATTGTCCCAGGCAGGCTTCCTctgcatgccagttgctgggaattgcaaggagGCAGATGTGCTCCTGTCTTGTCTGTGGGCTTTCCACAGGTGTCTgactggcaactgtgagaacatgatCCTGGACTTCGATGGATCATTAGATGGAACATTGGCCCGATTCTTCTTATGCATGAGCTGAAGGCCACTGCAGCTACCAGCAGATTCACACATTAATGGCAACTGACTTACTTGTCGTCTGTTTATGATATGAGAGCCATAGCTCCCAGGTCTTCATAATTCCATAATTTTTGATGCCACTCGTGCTATCTAGCTTTTGGAGTGGAGGCTGCACAGGATGTACCCATAGATCCATGGTGTAATAATCACTGTAATTGCACAGTTGAGTCGATAACCATGCAAAAATGAATATGCTTTGTATGAATCAGGTGTTAATCATAATATGCAAGGTTTCAAGTGAAGGGAAAGCGCAAGATGAAATGGGAGAAAAACGTATTCCGAGGACTAAGTGATTTAGCAATTATCTTAAAAGGTGTACAAGTTGTATTGCTGCAGGGAGCCTTTAAGATTTGTTTGTATGTTAATTTTTTTCCATTACAATTTTCAAACACCTGCAACAATTAGACAATGCACAAAAGATTACAGTATTTCAAAGCGTTGCCCAGTCTGAAGGTTAACGGCAACCTataaagagagaaaggggagggaattGTTTTGATAAATCTCTAAGAGTGAATAGCCCTGTGTTTGTTCTGAAATATGCAATCTCAGATCTGATGCAGAGGCAGAGAAACCTAGAAACTGGGATTAATTTGTCATCTTCAGGACGAGTGGAAACTGTACTTTCCACATGAGCTGGGCAAGCTAAATGGGAAACTGAATTACGTGGCAGTGAAAGAAATCCTGGATGATCTTATCCATATTTAATGAAGAGATGTGATGAAATCAGATTTATTAAAGCTGCAGACAGATTGGATGAATCTGAAGTGTATTAATCTAGTGCCTCTTTCAGCTTCAGGGAACGCATCCCTGGCACAGCCCAACGATTCTTGGATCACATAAACATGGGACCACTCTGGAGCTGATTCTGTCCCATATGACATGGCCAAGTCAATGGTCTGCCAggagtgcaaaaacaaaaatgcctaGCCATTGCTGGTACCTAAAAAGCTGGATCTGGGGACTGGCATCTGGGCTGCTGCAGAGGTTACCTCCAGACTCCCTTTGCAAGTGTGCTCAGGTCTTTCTACTTTGAACCTGGCTAATTTTTACTAAGATGTCCTAAAGATTCTCTAAATTTTGGATCCTCGGTGTGGGTCAGAGAGTCTggtggccctccaagtgttgatGAGTTATAATTTGATGGGATtcggagtccaacaacgtctgaattctggagagccacaggttgcctatccctgcagTAAGATTTCCCATAGTAATGTACTTTATGTCAGAGAGAAATTGAGAGGGGAGATGGGGATTACTGTGAGGGAATCTCAGGTTTGTACCTTGCAAGGTCAGCAGAGCTGATGCATTGTCTGCTGCAGTCGCTAAGGCCCTGGAAATACACCTTCCAAGTCTAAGAAAGGATCTCCCGTAGCACCAACAATTATATTGGTAGTTATGTGCCCCTGCGGGAAAAGGTGGTACGAGACCACAGAAGACAAGCAGTCCCAGAAGACATTGCCTTGTGTGCTCCTGCTTTTCAAAAGCTTGAACAGCCAAAAAGGGGCATAGCAGAAATTATAAGGTGGTAAGGTTGTCCGATATTCAAAGGTTCTTTGGAAGACAGGCAATAGATCTGAATCCAACCCCTAGAATGGAATAGTCCTGTGACTGTAccttgtttaaaactgtttttaatattggggGCAGGAGTCAACATTACAAGTCCCAACTGTAGAAGCCCTGGGCAAGGTATGTTTTTGGTCatgcaacagggcttccccccGGCCCCCTGCTCCCCCAAAAAACAGCTTTGGGGAAGGGTCAGAAGAACCCCAAAACAGCATAGCGAAGAGGAGAGTggggattgttctgtctggcaagctgaagaGTTTGCACTGACAGAATGTTCAACAAAGCgcaatgctgaattcctcccaatATTTTCAAATTGCTGCAGCCCACCCTAGTCCCTTATGGTAAATAACTGAATTAATAATATTCAGATATGCTGCAAATATAAAGAGATGCTAAAATGTGAGCTACCTTTGTTGCTCGATCCAAGATCTAGCTTCGTCGCCAACAACTCACACCGGTTTCAAAAGAATATCTTACCTACCTGCTGGGTCTACAAAATGTGGGCGAGTCAATCCTTCTTAAATCCACTTGAAGGATTATACAGGGCTTAATCCGTGGTACGCTGCCTGTCTTAACAACACCAATTAATTAACCTCACAGAGACCGCCTGCTTACAATAAATTGGATTACAGGATCAGGCTCCTTGCATACCACACATTTCGTGGGATGCCTCTGTGGCCACCAGGAGCAAAGCCAAGAGATGCAACTCAATCATTTTATTAACTAAGATGCTCAGTCAATGCTTTCCCCCTTCGGGCCCCTCTCCACCAAACAAAGCGGGCAAAAACAGGTcacattgttatgagtttgtgggtgccagacactTGTAACCCTAGCAAGCTAATAAAGGgaggctagcttcctgatgaggtaactggccattaagagagcaaaggaaagggctctgtgccagatgtTAAATGGGTGGGGCTTCTCCTCCGGCTCTCagatagttagaaggacaaagctgGGGTCTGAGGGAGAGTTTGCTGTGCTGTGGCCTAGAAGAAAAAGTGGCAGGctggaaaagcagagagagagagcgcgccaTGGCTGGTTTCTGctagaatccaaggctgtggctatgagagaaacaagaccctttggggacgctgatgctgtgagcccctccatcgtaggctcaggttgcatatatgtgagAACAAACTGTGTATCATCAAGACACTACCGTCCCTAcagtgcctcattcccaaaagggaACACAAACCTTGGgtgagcgcctggaacccctcaaatcttgcactgcttggagactggggtggcacGCAGCAATTTATTATATCCTCTACAGACTGGAGGAAAAGCCATAGAAGCCAAGCCTTTAAGCACTATATAAATGTGGAAGGATTGTGATGGTAATTATAATCAATGCCCATTCTTTCTCTCAAAGAATACAGGtcactgtagtttgtaaagaaTTCCTGGGAATCGTAACTCTTTGAGGGATATACTACAGTgctcataattctttgagggaaagaatgatgTTATTTGactgtgttttaaaggtatagtgttgTGTTGTAACAGCCTGTTGGTTACTGCTAACACTTTGCATGCCAGCAGGTCCCAAGATCAACCCtccaacaaaaataaatcagGTGTTAGTAATGGAGAAAGATCTCTGCCCAAGATCCCAGAGAGCTTTTGCCAGTTACAGTGGACAGTAGGCTTGGTGGACAGTCTGAGCTGGTATAAGGAGGGTGAAAATATTGATTAAGCAACCACAAAGAGGCATGGGAGGAATCCATCTTTGTGAACAGTTAGGATGGTGACTCAGTCAGGTATGAGAAGTTAGAATCAGCGAGTTTTTCTACGATTCAGCTGAAGACCAGCTTGCCATTTGTTTTGCATCTGAAGCAACACAGCGAACACTTTCCAGTTCAGCCTTCTTCTAGGATGATTTTTGTGGGGGAGGCTAACAGCTTAACGCAATTTTTATCGCTTACAAAATAATAAGGGAGATTGACAGTTTCATAAGGAAAAAAAGTCCTCTCTTCCCCCTTGCATAAAAGCTGCAGCAGTGACATTTTCAGCATCCTCAGCCCACGCTTccagaaaaaggaggaggggaattGTAGTGGATCCCTCCTCACACCAATGGCTGCGAGATCAAAATTCCAAAACTTAGCAGCGCGATCCTACACTTACTTCACAAGTCAGTTCTACTCAATCCAGGGCTTAGTTGCTATGTTAAATGTATTTAGAACTGCACCTTTACAGTCTTGTTTCAGCTATTCCTTGCCCTGATAAGagatctgcatttttaaatttatttgtatttcatCGTTTTCACAGAGAGAGAGCGCTATCCACACACATACTCATATCCATGTGTTTTGTCTTAGGCAGCACCAGATAAACAGGAAGGGTATACATTTACTAAAATACGTAAATACAAAGGCTGAGAAAGTTCAAAGCTTTGAAAAAATATGGAAAGGGAGAATAgtgaaaaacgggggggggggggggagggggaggtagaGCATCCTTGAAAGGGACTGCTTAATGGCAGGAATTAAGTCCGGGGGTCCACAGGTCCCTATTTATGTGTCAAGACACTAACTagtaaggctgaaatcctaaatcCACTTAACCTGGAAGTACCgtaagtgccattgaactcaatgggtcttacttctgaataCGGCTTCTGCTGCCAGGCTTCCATTCCAAACACACTCTCACGGGCAAGACTTAAGTTGCAgagtggggagcctcaggctCAGGGATGGGTGGGATGCAGCCCTCTAAGCTTCTCTATCTGATTCTTGGGACTCTCCCAAACCATGCACCATCCCCAGTCACATCCTTTCTGCCCAGGCCTTTATACCACCCTTGAGTCTTCTGGACTGGCAGGAATGTATCCCTTAACTTGGACTGGACCTTTTGCTTGCCcaaggaggatggggggggggtaggagaaaCTAGCCTCTGCCCATTAttgcctcattcccccccccccgccccccagtacTGGCATGTGCCCACCAAGCCCAAGGTTGTTGAGAGGGGAATGTTGGCAGCTTCTAAATCAGCATTCAGATACATAATGGTTTGGGCTgatcaggggcgtaggaaggggggggtgcAGCCCACCCCAGGCGTCATCCCTGAGGAGGTGAGAAAATGGCTCATCGCGCCGGGGGGGTggcacttaccgcggggcctggcctgcagtgtgcccaatCCACGCgactctcctgggagtgacgtggtgggcTGCCCGAgatggcagcgtggggcttgtgtCCACCAGGCAGACCCCGTGGGCAGCTCGCCAAGACGCCCCCATGGGCAGATCACCCCGCCCCCGCCGCTTCAGCTGATGCCTTTGAGGAA
This genomic interval carries:
- the TMEM61 gene encoding transmembrane protein 61; translated protein: MASATLRHGVTITGAILLVTGTLCFAWWSDGEMGATPSSSEPKIMPDGEVGPVASSSSSSNAVLRSISFFCCGIGGLLLLFGLLWSANAGIISRRYQYHFSRELHYSTVEPLEKQTCSTWDPGSIPSYEEALNCQPAENGPNCTQPNSLKESRPPLYQVVDENDTRHAGRRRSSSDSALFRNILPRLESASWDDLSVVCDTPPPSYESVRSCDG